The following are from one region of the Falco naumanni isolate bFalNau1 chromosome 20 unlocalized genomic scaffold, bFalNau1.pat SUPER_20_unloc_1, whole genome shotgun sequence genome:
- the NCKAP1L gene encoding nck-associated protein 1-like isoform X3 yields MTGDRVSSSASTTSRSDKAMESSIKFINKKFPHLDVRSSTQHLGPVHKDKGDITRALGPFYHSFLDVLEFRDHVYELLNTIDANQCFFDIHVNYDFTKSYLDLVVTYVSLVLLLARTEDRRLLIGLYHCAHEMSHGSSDPSFTRLGQMVLEYDHPLKKLMEEFGPHTKAVTSALLSLHFLFARRNQGAEQWRSDQLLSLLGTTGTMLSPASSDTMACEYLSLEVMERWILMGFLVCPGALSSSPQCLELWRLALQGSLYITLLRDEALQIHKVTEELLSSLKGYGKRVADLKECKEHAVVHSGSLHRGRRVYLRGAVRELEALLEDQPGLLGPKALFVFMALSFCRDEVSWLVRHAEHVTKTKTPEDFADSHVAELLFLMEQLRSLVRRRVGVLQRYHVQYLARFDALVLSEVIQNLSVCPEEESIILSSFVSSLSALSVKEVDDKEQFDFTPLRLDWFRLQAYTSVAKASLPLGSNPDVGRIMNLIVFHTKLLDSLEELLAESSDLSDLCFYPRPVEKMFVATMEESSMLRYSIAFPLLCSHFSHCVHPMCPEEYPHLKAIALGLCNKFLEEMAWQASTCIMDVCAEQHKLSEQLLPKHCASTVSKARNKKTLKQSAKKGEPERDKPGAESQRKDRTLTTNMDKLHLILAELSLSLNHVPNFTVFEHVVTPAEYLSSHLETRFTKAIVAMAGYSQATQEVARPSEVLAGLSAYMTFIQSLGQFVGLDTGRIIRSVLLQQTQPRDAAGEQTLTTIYTNWYLEALLRQASTGAIVLAPALQAFTTVPREGEPPFSAAEFSDVSEMRALAELIGPYGMKFLSDNLMWHVGSQVTELKKLVNENMDTLVQLRSSSCKPEQMAALLPRLTSAENVLKRMTIIGEILSFRAMAQQGLREVFSHHCPFLMGPIECLTDVVTPETDIQVTLSIFELASATGIPCEVDPALVNVLASSKTDGSSPEEDYKVACLLLVFLAVSLPLLASDPASIYNTDTDGYNNNIHCLAKAIIHVSAALFTVHNKNIETHLKEFLLLASVSLLHLGQEMDKVRARNRDSISLLMQLIVAESSFLTVDMLETCFPYVLLRNAYREVCRENVLSRVHSH; encoded by the exons ATGACCGGGGACAGGGTGTCCTCGTCCGCATCTACAACATCAAGAAG TGACAAGGCCATGGAGTCCTCCATCAAGTTCATCAACAAGAAGTTTCCCCACCTGGACGTGCGGAGCAGCACA CAACACCTAGGGCCAGTGCACAAGGACAAGGGGGACATTACCCGGGCGTTGGGACCTTTTTACCACTCCTTCCTGGATGTCCTGGAGTTCAGG GACCACGTCTATGAGCTACTGAACACAATCGATGCCAACCAGTGCTTCTTCGATATC CATGTCAACTATGATTTCACCAAGAGCTACCTGGACCTGGTTGTCACCTATgtgtcccttgtcctgctgctggcccGCACCGAGGACCGCCGGCTGCTCATCGGCCTGTACCACTGTGCCCACGAGATGAGCCATGGCTCAAG TGACCCCAGCTTCACCCGCCTGGGACAGATGGTGCTGGAGTACGACCACCCCCTCAAGAAGCTGATGGAGGAATTTGGGCCACACACTAAG GCTGTCACCAGTGCCCTCCTGTCCCTCCATTTCCTCTTTGCCCGGAGGAAccagggtgctgagcagtgGCGCAGCGACCAGCTCCTCAGTCTGCTCGGCACCACCGGCACCATGCTTAGCCCTGCCAGCTCTGACACC ATGGCCTGTGAGTACCTGTCCCTGGAGGTGATGGAGCGCTGGATCCTCA TGGGGTTCCTGGTGTGCCCAGGGGCGCTGAGCTCGTCCCCACAGTGCCTGGAGCTGTGGCGGCTGGCGCTGCAGGGCTCACTTTACATCACCCTCCTCCGGGATGAAGCCCTCCAGATCCACAAGGTCACCGAGGAGTTGCTCAGCAGCCTCAAAGG GTATGGGAAGCGGGTGGCTGATCTCAAGGAGTGCAAGGAACACGCTGTGGTTCACAG TGGCTCCCTGCACCGGGGCCGGCGGGTGTACCTGCGCGGGGCCGTGCGGGAGCTGGAGGCACTGCTGGAGgaccagcctgggctgctgggacCCAAG GCCCTCTTTGTCTTCATGGCACTCTCCTTCTGCCGGGACGAGGTGAGCTGGCTGGTGCGGCACGCTGAGCATGTCACCAAGACCAAGACACCTGAGGACTTCGCTGACAG CCACGTcgcagagctgctttttctcatGGAGCAGCTGCGGAGCCTGGTGCGGCGGCGGGTTGGGGTCCTGCAGCGCTACCACGTCCAGTACCTAGCCCGCTTCGACGCCTTGGTGCTCAGCGAAGTCATCCAG AACCTTTCCGTGTGCCCCGAGGAGGAGTCCATCATTCTGTCGTCCTTCGTCAGCTCTCTCTCGGCTCTCTCTGTCAAGGAAG TTGATGACAAGGAGCAGTTTGATTTCACACCGCTCCGCCTGGACTGGTTCCGCCTGCAG GCCTACACCAGCGTGGCGAAGGCCTCGCTGCCGCTGGGCTCCAACCCTGACGTGGGTCGCATCATGAACCTCATTGTTTTCCACACCAAACTGCTTGACTCCCTGGAGGAGCTACTGGCTGAGTCCTCTGACCTCTCCGACCTGTG TTTCTACCCTCGCCCTGTGGAGAAGATGTTTGTGGCGACGATGGAGGAGTCCTCGATGCTGCGCTACAGCAttgccttccctctgctctgcagccactTCTCCCACTGTGTCCACCCCATGTGCCCAGAGGAG TATCCCCACCTGAAGGCCATAGCACTGGGGCTGTGCAACAAGTTCCTGGAGGAGATGGCCTGGCAGGCCAGCACCTGCATCATGGATGtctgtgctgagcagcacaaGCTCAGTGAGCAG ctgctgcccaagcACTGTGCCTCTACCGTCAGCAAAGCCCGCAACAAGAAGACTCTGAAGCAGTCAGCCAAGAAGGGGGAGCCTGAGCGGGACAAGCCAGGGGCTGAAAGCCAGAGGAAGGACCGGACCCTGACCACCAA CATGGACAAGCTGCACCTGATACTGGCCGAGCTGTCCCTGAGCCTCAACCATGTGCCCAACTTCACCGTCTTTGAGCACGTGGTGACACCAGCCGAGTACCTCAGCAGCCACCTGGAGACACGCTTCACCAA GGCCATCGTGGCCATGGCAGGCTACAGCCAGGCCACGCAGGAGGTGGCGCGGCCCTCGGAGGTGCTGGCGGGGCTGAGCGCCTACATGACCTTCATCCAGTCACTGGGGCAGTTTGTGGGCTTGGACACGGGGCGCATCATCCGCAGTGTCCTCCTGCAGCAGACACAGCCCCGTGATGCAGCCGGTGAGCAGACGCTCACCACCATCTACACCAACTG GTACCTGGAGGCCCTGCTGCGGCAGGCCAGCACAGGGGCAATCGTCCTGGCCCCCGCCCTGCAGGCTTTCACCACAGTGCCGCGGGAGGGCGAGCCCCCCTTCAGCGCTGCCGAATTCTCCGATGTCTCAG AGATGCGGGCGCTGGCTGAGCTCATTGGGCCGTACGGCATGAAGTTCCTGAGCGACAACCTCATGTGGCACGTGGGCTCCCAGGTCACCGAGCTGAAG AAGCTGGTCAATGAGAACATGGACACACTGGTGCAGCTGCgctccagctcctgcaagcCTGAGCAGATGGCGGCTCTGCTGCCTCGACTGACCT cagccGAAAATGTTCTGAAGCGCATGACCATCATCGGGGAGATCCTGAGCTTCCGTGCCATGGCCCAGCAGGGCCTGCGGGAG GTCTTCTCCCACCACTGCCCCTTCCTGATGGGCCCCATTGAGTGTCTGACGGATGTTGTTACCCCTGAGACTGACATCCAG gTCACCCTGAGCATCTTTGAGCTGGCCTCGGCCACGGGGATCCCCTGCGAGGTCGACCCCGCGCTGGTGAACGTCCTGGCTTCCAGCAAGACAG ATGGCTCGTCCCCGGAGGAGGACTACAAAGTGGCCTGCCTGCTCCTGGTcttcctggctgtgtccctgcccctgcttGCTTCTGACCCGGCATCCATCTACAACACCGACACGGATG GCTACAACAACAACATCCACTGCCTGGCCAAGGCCATCATCCACGTGTCAGCCGCCCTCTTCACTGTCCACAACAAGAACATTGAGACTCACCTCAAGGAGTTCCTGCTG CTGGCCTCTGTCAGCCTCCTGCATTTGGGCCAGGAGATGGACAAGGTGCGTGCCAGGAACCGTGACTCCATCTCCCTGCTCATGCAGCTG ATCGTGGCAGAGTCGTCCTTCTTGACGGTGGACATGTTGGAGACTTGCTTCCCCTACGTCCTGCTCCGCAACGCCTACCGCGAGGTGTGCCGCGAGAACGTGCTCAGCAGGGTCCACTCGCACTGA